In Nocardia sp. NBC_00403, the DNA window ACACCGCCTATATGAAATGCAGGACTTCTACGCCTACATGACCAACGAGCTGGTCCCGCTGATCGACCGCTGGCGCGAGCAGTACGCGGCTGAACACGACTGACAGCGTCGTGCCCGCCCTCCTGGACGGGTTCAGCGAGAACCGGGTCCCTCACCGGCTGCGGTCGGAGATGCTGTTGGACTGCCGACCCCGCGATGGCACCAAAGCCGCGTCGAAGTGTGATGCTGCGGCGTTGCGGATCGTGCCGATGTTCACCGGATTGCGTGGGGTGGGCGGTCTGTGGTGTCAAAGTGTCTCTGGTGGGCGTCCGGTGGGGTTGGGTTTGGGGTCGGTGAAGATGGCGGTGATGTGTGGGCTTGTTTCGGAGTCGGGGAGTATGACGAGGACTTCGTCGTCGGCGTGCAGGGTGGTGTCGGCTGCTCCGGCGACGAGTCGGCCGTCGCGGATGATGAGGCTGATCCAGATGTCGTCGGAGGGGAGGTCGGCGAGGGTGCTGCCGTCGGCGAGTGAGCCGGGGGTGATGGTGTAGCGGTGTAGTGCGTGTGGTTCGTGCCGGAAGCGCACTCCGATGCCCCATGGTTCGGGGTCGACGGTGCGCAGGGGCACGCCGAGTCGCCGGGCGAGGGTTGGGACGAGGCCTCCTTGGACGATGACGGAGAACGCGACGACGATGAAGATGATTTCGTAGGCGCGATGGCTGTCGGTGATGCCCGCGTGCACGATGAAGGTGCCGAGCAGGATTGGTACTGCGCCTTTGAGTCCGGTCCACAGCACGAATACCCGCTCGCCGCGGGCGAGGTCCACCTTCCATAGCAGCGCGCCGACGAGCAGTGGTCGTATCACCAGGGTCAGTAGAACGGCGAGCACGAGGCCGATCAGCCAGGCGCCGCCTTGGCTGATTCCGTCGGGGCCGGTGAGTTGGATTGTGAGCCCGAGCATGACGAATACGACGATCTCGGCGAGGTTTGCCAGTGCGGAGTGGAACCGTGCGATTTCGGCTTTGTAGGGTGCGCGTTGATCTCCGATGACGATGCCTGCGACGAGGACGGCGAGGAATCCGGATCCGTGGGCGAGGGTGGCCGCGCCGTAGATCGCCAAGGCACACATCAGAACTCGCAGGGAGTAGAGCCCGGCGGCGGGCAGGGGTATGCGACGCATGAACAACAGCAGGCCCAACCCTCCCGTGACACCGACGGTGGCACCGACGACCATTTGCAGCCCGAACTCGCCGGTGGCGTGCGCGATGGCTTGGGTGTCGAATGTTGTGGCACCCAGTAGCGCGATCAGTAGGGCGATGCCGACCGGGTCGTTGGCGCCGGACTCGCCTTGCAGCAGCACGCCGCTGCGGCCGGAGATTTCGCGGTTGCCCAGTACCGAGAACACCACTGCCGGATCGGTCGGTGCGAGTGCGGTGCCGAGCAGTAGCGCTATCCGCCAGTCGAAGCCGAAGAGCAGGTGTGCGGCGGCGGCGAGGGCCGCTGCTGTCACGAAGGTTCCGGCCACGCCGATCCAGACGATCGCGCCCGCGGCGGATCGGAAGCGTTTCCATCCGATTTGCATGCCGCCGTCGAACAGGATGATCGCCAGGGCGACCGTCGCCACATGCTCGACGGCGCTGATCGGTATTCGCCCCAGTTGTGGCCAGACGTCGGAGGCCACGGCGGCACCGACCAGAAACAGAGCCGGTGTCGGCACAGGTAGCCACGCGCCGAGTCGGTTCGACAGCACCGCGGCGATGCCTACCAGGGCGGTGATCAGCACTACGAGGGCGAAGGGTTCGACGGTGCTCACCGGCGTCGCCTACCAACGATCGTCGCCTGTGAGCGATGTCGGGGTCGGCCGTGTCGGCACTGCCGAGTAGACACGGGATGTCCTTTCGCGAGGTCACACGACGAAGCACCGCCGACCAGACTTCCCGGCACACCCGCTTCTTACCTTAACGTTGTTTTTACCGCTGCCACTACGCCTTTTCCGACGGGTATGTGGGTGAACAAGCACCGCGATCTGCCGTTATTCGCGTTGACCGAGGCTCGGCGCGGTCTGTGATTTCTCCACCACTGCGGCGGCAATCGCCGACTTCACCGTGCTTGGGAGCGCTCGCCACGCAGACAGTCCGGTCACGTTGGTTGAGTTCACCACAGCGGCGCCGCAGTCACTGGTGACTATCGCGGACCATGTCGTGGTCAGGTACGGAAGGTCGCTGGTACCGCAACATCCAGGCCGATCCGCACTGCCGTCGTAGCCGAGCGGCAAACCCGGTCGCCAACACCACGACCACCCTCCTCGTCCACTCATTGTCGACGGCGGAGGCGGGCCGAAGCCGGTCGGTTACCCTGCAACGGAAACCCCGGCCGGCGTTTACACGCCCATCTCCCTGTCCTCCGCACGCCCCACCCGGGGCCGAACCCGAGGTCGACTGTTCGCTGCCGATCTTGTGTGCACTGCAGCGCAAGCTCGAGGTCGATGTGTTCTCCCTATACACCGACAGCGAAACCTGGGCTGGGCATGCATTCGCATCAGGCATTGCAGCAGTATCGATGCGAGATCAACCCGGATACGAAGTTGGTGGTGGTCGGCATGACAGCCACCAACTTCACCATTGCGGACCCGTCTGACGCCGGAATGGTCGATGTCGCCGGGTTCGACTCCGCTGTGCCTTCACTATTGGCGGACTTCGCTCGCGGTGTCTGATATCCGGGCTGAGCCAACGAGGGAAAGCCGCACAGTCAGGAATCCGAACGCCGAGTGGAGGCGGCCTCGATCGCTCCGCTGTGAGCCCTGTCCTGAATTGGTTCCGTGGTGTGTCTGTCTGTCGGTCGCTCGATCAGCCGGCCGGGTCGAGCGCCCGGCGGACTGCGTCGGCCGGGTCGGTAGCGACTTGTCCTGCGTCGATGGGGTTTCCACCCGCGTCGCGGAGTTGCCAGCCGCCGAGACAGACCACGGGGATGTCTCCGCGGTGGTGGGCGAGGGCGAGTTCGGAGAGTGTGCCCCATGATCCGCCGATGACGATCACCGCGTCGGCGGAGCGCACAAGAATCGCATTCCTCGCCTCACCCATGTTCGTATAGAGCACGGCTGACAGTCCCGCGCAGACCGCGCTGCGGTCGGTGTCGGGGCGGACACCGATGACGAGTCCGCCTGTGCGAGAGGCGCCTTCGGCGACAGCGGCCATCACCCCGACGCCGCCACCGCACAGCACCGTCACCCCCGCTTCGGCAAGAAGCAGACCGACTTCGGCGGCATGTATCGCGTCCGCGTGGGTGCAGTCACGTGGTCCGCAGACAGCGACTTGTCGTGGTGCACCGCACGGTGCGGTCATGCGGTGGCCCCGGCCCGGCTGGTCAGCAAGTCCGCCAGTTGCGCGGCGAACTCGTCGGCGGCGAAAATGTAGCCGACGTGATTGCCCGCGAACTCCGCCACGTCCAGCCCGAGCTGTTCGGCGAGAACGGCATTCGGCTCGGCGGTGAATGTGTCCGCCGAATCGTGACCGGTGGCGAGCACCAGTTTGCCGGCCGCGGCCTGCAAACTCGTGAAGTCCGGTGTGTAGCGGGGGT includes these proteins:
- a CDS encoding cation:proton antiporter domain-containing protein, with the protein product MSTVEPFALVVLITALVGIAAVLSNRLGAWLPVPTPALFLVGAAVASDVWPQLGRIPISAVEHVATVALAIILFDGGMQIGWKRFRSAAGAIVWIGVAGTFVTAAALAAAAHLLFGFDWRIALLLGTALAPTDPAVVFSVLGNREISGRSGVLLQGESGANDPVGIALLIALLGATTFDTQAIAHATGEFGLQMVVGATVGVTGGLGLLLFMRRIPLPAAGLYSLRVLMCALAIYGAATLAHGSGFLAVLVAGIVIGDQRAPYKAEIARFHSALANLAEIVVFVMLGLTIQLTGPDGISQGGAWLIGLVLAVLLTLVIRPLLVGALLWKVDLARGERVFVLWTGLKGAVPILLGTFIVHAGITDSHRAYEIIFIVVAFSVIVQGGLVPTLARRLGVPLRTVDPEPWGIGVRFRHEPHALHRYTITPGSLADGSTLADLPSDDIWISLIIRDGRLVAGAADTTLHADDEVLVILPDSETSPHITAIFTDPKPNPTGRPPETL
- a CDS encoding LOG family protein, with the protein product MTAPCGAPRQVAVCGPRDCTHADAIHAAEVGLLLAEAGVTVLCGGGVGVMAAVAEGASRTGGLVIGVRPDTDRSAVCAGLSAVLYTNMGEARNAILVRSADAVIVIGGSWGTLSELALAHHRGDIPVVCLGGWQLRDAGGNPIDAGQVATDPADAVRRALDPAG